Proteins encoded by one window of Bauldia sp.:
- a CDS encoding ABC transporter permease, translated as MIRDTTIGAKLWATAVWVIVGFFLLNLFAMVATVIVSSFSTRWLRSWLPSGLTTNWYASAWAEFQLNQILVVTFQVAFTVVLISAILGVTAAYALARRDFPGKPIVMLLFLLPLMVPPITYGIPLATVLYQSGLGGTFWGVVLANLVPTVPFVILIMIPFIEQIDPKIEAAARVFGANTWKLFFYVLLPLLMPGILASLLIVLVRTLAMFELTFFVSGPSSQTLVVALYYAVFAAGVRAIQSIDAMAVIYMVTTLIWLLIALRFINPTQLVTRVKRG; from the coding sequence ATGATCCGCGACACGACGATCGGCGCGAAGCTCTGGGCGACGGCGGTGTGGGTCATCGTCGGTTTCTTCCTGCTCAATCTTTTCGCGATGGTCGCGACGGTGATCGTCTCGTCGTTCTCGACACGCTGGCTGCGGAGCTGGCTGCCGTCGGGCCTGACGACCAACTGGTACGCCTCGGCGTGGGCGGAGTTCCAGCTCAACCAGATCCTCGTCGTCACCTTCCAGGTCGCGTTCACCGTCGTGCTGATCTCGGCAATTCTCGGCGTCACCGCCGCCTACGCGCTGGCGCGGCGCGACTTCCCCGGCAAGCCGATCGTGATGCTGCTGTTCCTGCTGCCGCTGATGGTGCCGCCGATCACCTACGGCATTCCGCTGGCGACCGTGCTCTACCAGTCGGGACTCGGCGGGACGTTCTGGGGCGTGGTGCTCGCCAATCTCGTGCCGACGGTGCCGTTCGTCATCCTGATCATGATCCCGTTCATCGAGCAGATCGACCCCAAGATCGAGGCGGCGGCGCGCGTGTTCGGCGCCAATACGTGGAAGCTGTTCTTCTACGTGCTGCTGCCGCTGCTCATGCCCGGCATCCTCGCCTCGCTGCTGATCGTGCTGGTTCGGACGCTGGCGATGTTCGAGCTGACGTTCTTCGTCTCCGGGCCGAGCAGCCAGACGCTGGTCGTCGCGCTCTACTACGCGGTGTTCGCGGCCGGCGTGCGGGCGATCCAGTCGATCGACGCGATGGCCGTCATCTACATGGTGACGACGCTGATCTGGCTGCTGATCGCGCTCCGCTTCATTAACCCGACACAGCTCGTGACGCGGGTGAAGCGCGGCTAG